The Candidatus Nomurabacteria bacterium genomic sequence CGCCATGTAGAACCAACTTTCTGGCTTGTCGTCGTATTTACCAGCGAGGATATCTGCTGCGTCCTTGATCGTGTCTTCGAGCTTGGCATACACACCCTTGTTACCAGTGAACTGCTCGGCAACGTGGAACGGCTGCGCAAAGAAGCGCTGCAAACGACGAGCACGGTTAACGGTCGCTTTTTGCTCATCAGAGAGTTCTTCCATACCAAGGATTGCAATGATATCTTGCAAGTCTTTGTATTCCTGCATCGTGCGCTGGACTTCACGGGCTACGCGGTAGTGTTCTTCACCAACAATTTCAGGATCAAGCGAGTTCGACGTACTATCGAGCACATCCACGGCTGGATAAATACCGATTTCAGTTAAAGCACGGTTCATCACGATGGTCGCGTCGAGATGGGCAAATGTAGTCGCTGGTGCTGGGTCCGTCAAGTCGTCGGCCGGCACGTACACAGCCTGTACGGAGGTAATCGAGCCCTTTTTCGTACTCGTGATACGTTCTTGTAGCATACCCATTTCTTGTTGCAAGTTCGGCTGATAGCCCACAGCTGAAGGTAGGCGGCCGAGTAGGGCAGACACCTCAGAACCTGCCTGTGTGTAACGGAAGATGTTGTCGATAAAGAGCAGCACGTCCTGACCTTCGTCACGAAACGCTTCTGCCATGGCAAGACCACTAAGCGCAACACGAAGACGCGCTCCAGGTGGCTCGTTCATCTGACCAAAGACAAGTGCAGTTTGCGGCAACACGCCCGCATCTTTCATCTCGTAATACAGGTCGTTACCCTCACGAGTACGCTCACCGACACCAGCAAACACAGAGTTGCCACTGTGGAACTTGGCGATGTTAAAGATTAGCTCCTGAATCAGAACTGTCTTACCCACGCCGGCACCGGCAAATAGACCAGCCTTACCACCCTTGGTAAGTGGCGCCACGAGGTCAATGACCTTAATGCCAGTTTCTAGAATTTCGGCTTTGTTTGACTGTTCCGTCAGTGCTGGCGGATCCTTGTGAATCGGTGCAGTCTTGGCGTTTTTCGGAGCTGGCTGGCCATCAATTGGCTCGCCAACAACGTTAAACATACGGCCTTGCGTCGCGTCGCCAACTGGCACGCTAATCGGAGCGCCAGTGTCTACAACCACCTGACCGCGCTTCAAACCGTCTGTACTAGAAAGGGCGATAGCACGCACCGTGTGTTCGTCGAGGTGCTGTGCGACTTCAAGTGTAATCGTGTGACCCTGATGTTCTACATGCAGTGCATGGTAAATTGCTGGTGGCTGAGTGTCATCACTGAATTCAACGTCAACAACCACGCCGACAACGGCGATAATCTTGCCGTCTTTGAGTTTCGTATTTTCCGCTGTCTTCGTCATAAATTCTTCTCCTTATTCACATTATCTGGTTTGAGTAGTAGTTCTGGTCTTTGTATGCAAATGATTTTTTGAAATAGTTGCGCTCGTTGCCACCGGTCTTGAATCATGTAGTTGAGAATCGGCCTTTCGCTGTCTATTACCGGCATTCGCGTTTCCGCTTCGGACTGCGGCGAGGCTAACGAACGCGCTGCGCCATCTGCCCCTAACTCAAAACTTCTCATTTCATCGCCTCCACACCGCCGCTAATCTCGGCAAGCTCTTGGGTAATTGCGCTCTGGCGAGCTTTGTTCATTTCAAGCGTCAGGTCATCAATTAGATCGTTTGCGTTGTCGGTAGCATTTTTCATGGCTAGCATACGCATGATGTACTCGCTGGCGCGGGCGGTCAAAAGTGCATGGTACACCTGTGCTTCAATCAAGCGATAGGTGATAGCAGCCAAGACTTCTTCAGTACTTGGTTCGAACTCGGCGGTTCGTACGGCTTCACTGACTTCTGTTTTTTCAAAACCTGCAGGCAAAATTCGCTGCGTGGTCGCTTGTTGCTGGACAGTACTGATAAACTCGGTAAATACCACGTCAACGGCGTCAACGTCTCCCTTTTTGAATGCCTCGACGGCAGTGTCGACGATTGTACGTAATTGATTGCCAGCCGGATCGTCAGGCAAGTCCTGGTAGGCGGCAATGACCGGCGTATCTTTAAGTCGTGCAGCGAACCTGTTAGCACGACGACCGACGGCGATTGTCTGATTCTTTACGCCCGCGGCATCGTCTTCGATGAGATGACGATGATATAGCTTCAACACGTTCGAATCATACGCTCCTGCCAAACCTTTGTCAGTTGCTATTACTATAAGTAAGCGACTTTTGATTTTGTCGGCCTTGCGAAACAGGGGATCACGATCGGTCTCGCCCTGACTAGCCAGATAGGTAAGAAGTTCGTTGGCAGCTTGTGTATATGGACCAGACGCCTTTTCATTTTCTTGTGCTTTTCGCATCTTGCTAGCGGCGACCAGCTGCATAGCCTTAGTAATCTGCTTCGTTGATTTGACTGAGCGAATTCGGGTCTTTAGTGCTCTTGTTGACGACATTACTTCGCCTCCCAATCGGGCCCAAGCATGTCATGGCCCGAATCATTCAGTTTAGCCGGCCGCACGTTAACGTAGCCATAGTTACGGTTCATTCGAACGGCAACCGCCGCATCATCAATGGCGTGCGTTGCGAAGCTTCGTGATTTCTTACGACTAAGAATAGATCGGAGCGATTTTATCACCTCTTTGCAATCTTCCACTATCGAATCCGAAGGCGCATTAAACACCTCAGGAATCATAGTCATTTTTGCTCCTTCGAAAGGCATCGATTACTCCTCAAATCCTTTCGCTACAGCCTTGGCAACCTTTTCGAGCAACTTGGCAGTGTCGGTATCATCGGCGATTTTTTCCTCACCCTTGTTGAGTTCTTGCATGTCCTTTTTGTGATCAGTCCATAGGCGAGTTAGCAAAGCAGTCTTAGCCTCTTGGATTTTAGCAACAGGAACTTTGTCGAACGAACCGCTGTTAACGGCATA encodes the following:
- the atpD gene encoding F0F1 ATP synthase subunit beta, with the protein product MTKTAENTKLKDGKIIAVVGVVVDVEFSDDTQPPAIYHALHVEHQGHTITLEVAQHLDEHTVRAIALSSTDGLKRGQVVVDTGAPISVPVGDATQGRMFNVVGEPIDGQPAPKNAKTAPIHKDPPALTEQSNKAEILETGIKVIDLVAPLTKGGKAGLFAGAGVGKTVLIQELIFNIAKFHSGNSVFAGVGERTREGNDLYYEMKDAGVLPQTALVFGQMNEPPGARLRVALSGLAMAEAFRDEGQDVLLFIDNIFRYTQAGSEVSALLGRLPSAVGYQPNLQQEMGMLQERITSTKKGSITSVQAVYVPADDLTDPAPATTFAHLDATIVMNRALTEIGIYPAVDVLDSTSNSLDPEIVGEEHYRVAREVQRTMQEYKDLQDIIAILGMEELSDEQKATVNRARRLQRFFAQPFHVAEQFTGNKGVYAKLEDTIKDAADILAGKYDDKPESWFYMAPGPLSEKDAPKKESKKDEKKK
- the atpG gene encoding ATP synthase F1 subunit gamma; amino-acid sequence: MSSTRALKTRIRSVKSTKQITKAMQLVAASKMRKAQENEKASGPYTQAANELLTYLASQGETDRDPLFRKADKIKSRLLIVIATDKGLAGAYDSNVLKLYHRHLIEDDAAGVKNQTIAVGRRANRFAARLKDTPVIAAYQDLPDDPAGNQLRTIVDTAVEAFKKGDVDAVDVVFTEFISTVQQQATTQRILPAGFEKTEVSEAVRTAEFEPSTEEVLAAITYRLIEAQVYHALLTARASEYIMRMLAMKNATDNANDLIDDLTLEMNKARQSAITQELAEISGGVEAMK